One genomic window of Azospirillum sp. TSH100 includes the following:
- a CDS encoding D-alanine--D-alanine ligase: protein MTEALLHAHKKHVAVLMGGWSAEREVSLVSGAGVAKALEEEGYRVTAIDVQRDLGGLMHALTSPRPDVVFNALHGRGGEDGTIQGVLEFLGLPYTHSGVQAAAVAMDKAMTKRVLDTVGIRSPKGLVLSRGEITGGAHPMPAPYIVKPVDEGSTVGVTLVREGQNSPVGDAWTFGERALVEEFIPGRELTVGVMGDRALAVTEIVFQAQVYDYTAKYSAGHAVHTIPAAIPEAVAEEAKRLAVLAHHTLGCRGVSRSDFRWDDSRPGTDGLYFLEINNQPGMTPLSLVPEQAAHVGITYGALVGWLVENAACQLA from the coding sequence ATGACCGAAGCCCTGCTCCACGCCCACAAGAAGCATGTCGCCGTCCTGATGGGCGGCTGGTCGGCCGAGCGCGAGGTGTCGCTGGTCAGCGGGGCCGGCGTCGCCAAGGCGCTGGAGGAGGAAGGTTACCGCGTCACCGCCATCGACGTGCAGCGCGACCTGGGCGGACTGATGCACGCCCTGACCAGCCCGCGCCCCGACGTGGTGTTCAACGCCCTGCACGGCCGCGGCGGCGAGGACGGGACGATCCAGGGCGTTCTGGAGTTCCTGGGCCTGCCCTATACCCATTCGGGCGTCCAGGCCGCCGCCGTCGCGATGGACAAGGCGATGACCAAGCGCGTGTTGGACACCGTCGGCATCCGCTCGCCCAAGGGTCTTGTGCTGTCCCGTGGGGAGATCACCGGCGGCGCCCACCCCATGCCGGCGCCCTATATCGTCAAGCCTGTGGACGAAGGCTCGACCGTTGGCGTAACCCTGGTCCGCGAGGGGCAGAACAGCCCGGTCGGCGATGCGTGGACTTTCGGGGAGCGCGCGCTGGTCGAGGAGTTCATCCCCGGTCGCGAACTGACCGTGGGCGTCATGGGTGACCGCGCTTTGGCGGTGACCGAGATCGTCTTCCAGGCTCAGGTCTACGACTACACCGCGAAATACAGTGCCGGCCACGCCGTTCACACCATCCCCGCCGCGATCCCCGAGGCCGTGGCGGAGGAGGCGAAGCGGCTGGCGGTGCTGGCGCACCACACCCTGGGCTGCCGGGGCGTGTCGCGCAGCGACTTCCGCTGGGATGACAGCCGGCCGGGAACGGACGGCCTGTATTTCCTGGAGATCAACAACCAGCCGGGCATGACGCCCCTGTCGCTGGTGCCCGAACAGGCCGCGCATGTGGGGATCACCTACGGCGCGCTGGTCGGCTGGCTGGTGGAGAATGCCGCATGTCAGCTCGCCTGA
- the murB gene encoding UDP-N-acetylmuramate dehydrogenase: MSAPDGQLIERMPAVRGRLTADAPLAPVTWFRVGGPAEVMFRPADADDLADFLAALPAEVPVTVIGVASNLLVRDGGVPGVTIRLGRGFTDIAANGMTLTAGAAALDLNVAMVARDAGIAGLEFLSGIPGTIGGALRMNGGAYGRELADVLVSATAVARDGRRLAFSHTGMGFTYRHSAAPEDCIFTGAVLRGEPGNPLEIARRMAEISDKRADSQPVRSRTGGSTFKNPEGFKAWELIDRAGCRGLSIGDAQVSEKHCNFLINNGTATAAQLEALGEEVRRRVFETSGVMLDWEIKRIGIPAAEGSTAQ, translated from the coding sequence ATGAGCGCCCCTGACGGTCAATTGATCGAGCGGATGCCCGCTGTGCGCGGCCGGCTGACCGCCGATGCCCCGCTGGCGCCGGTGACATGGTTCCGCGTCGGCGGGCCGGCGGAGGTGATGTTCCGCCCGGCCGATGCCGACGATCTCGCCGACTTCCTGGCCGCGCTGCCGGCCGAGGTGCCGGTGACGGTGATCGGCGTCGCCTCGAACCTGCTGGTGCGGGACGGCGGCGTGCCGGGCGTCACCATCCGGCTCGGCCGCGGCTTCACCGACATCGCGGCGAATGGAATGACACTGACCGCCGGTGCCGCGGCGCTCGACCTCAACGTCGCCATGGTCGCCCGCGACGCCGGCATCGCCGGGCTGGAGTTCCTGTCCGGCATTCCCGGCACCATCGGCGGCGCCCTGCGCATGAACGGCGGCGCCTATGGCCGCGAGCTGGCCGACGTGCTGGTGTCGGCCACCGCTGTGGCGCGCGACGGCCGGCGGCTGGCGTTCAGCCATACCGGCATGGGCTTCACCTACCGCCACAGCGCCGCCCCGGAGGATTGCATCTTCACCGGCGCCGTGCTGCGCGGCGAGCCCGGCAATCCGCTGGAGATCGCCCGGCGCATGGCCGAGATCTCCGACAAGCGCGCCGACAGCCAGCCGGTCCGCTCGCGCACAGGCGGCTCGACCTTCAAGAATCCTGAGGGGTTCAAGGCCTGGGAGCTGATCGACAGGGCCGGCTGCCGCGGCCTGTCCATCGGCGATGCCCAGGTGTCGGAAAAGCACTGCAACTTCCTGATCAACAACGGCACGGCCACCGCCGCCCAGCTGGAAGCGCTGGGCGAGGAGGTCCGCCGCCGCGTGTTCGAGACCAGCGGCGTCATGCTGGACTGGGAAATCAAGCGTATCGGCATCCCTGCCGCCGAAGGAAGCACAGCACAATGA
- the lpxC gene encoding UDP-3-O-acyl-N-acetylglucosamine deacetylase, translating to MANNRSNVDGMFQQTLKKSVTIAGVGLHSGVIVTLTISPADANSGITFLRTDCHGAAAVIPARWDTVVDTRLCTVIGNEHGTTVGTIEHLMSALAGCGIDNAIVSLDGIEVPIMDGSAAPFVAAIEQAGIAVQKSPRRFIRILKPVVIGDGVKSASFTPDDATSYSFEIDFDSAAISRQARALEIDPESFKDEISSARTFGFLHEVEGLRKMGLARGGSLDNAVVISGDTVMNAEGLRFKDEFVRHKILDAVGDLYLAGAPIVGHFHGVRSGHALNNQLLRALFADRGAWRYETAVSLPVTRRGLEHLAVA from the coding sequence GTGGCCAACAATCGCAGCAATGTGGACGGCATGTTCCAGCAGACCCTGAAGAAGTCGGTGACCATCGCCGGCGTCGGGCTGCATTCGGGCGTCATCGTCACGCTGACGATTTCGCCGGCCGATGCGAATTCCGGGATCACCTTCCTGCGCACCGATTGCCATGGCGCTGCCGCCGTCATTCCGGCGCGCTGGGACACGGTGGTGGACACCCGCCTGTGCACCGTGATCGGCAATGAACACGGCACCACCGTCGGCACGATCGAACATCTGATGTCGGCGCTGGCCGGCTGCGGCATCGACAACGCCATCGTGTCGCTGGACGGCATCGAGGTGCCGATCATGGACGGCAGCGCCGCCCCCTTCGTCGCCGCCATCGAGCAGGCCGGCATCGCCGTGCAGAAGTCGCCCCGCCGCTTCATCCGCATCCTGAAGCCGGTCGTCATCGGCGACGGCGTCAAGAGCGCGTCCTTCACCCCCGACGACGCCACCAGCTACAGCTTCGAGATCGACTTCGACAGCGCCGCCATCTCCCGTCAGGCCCGCGCCCTGGAGATCGATCCGGAGAGCTTCAAGGACGAGATCAGCAGCGCGCGCACCTTCGGCTTCCTGCATGAAGTCGAGGGGCTGCGCAAGATGGGCCTCGCCCGTGGCGGTTCGCTGGACAACGCGGTGGTCATCTCCGGCGATACGGTGATGAACGCCGAGGGCCTGCGGTTCAAGGACGAGTTCGTGCGTCACAAGATCCTGGATGCCGTCGGCGACCTGTATCTGGCCGGTGCGCCGATCGTCGGCCATTTCCACGGCGTGCGCTCCGGCCACGCCTTGAACAACCAGTTGCTGCGCGCCCTGTTCGCCGACCGCGGCGCCTGGCGCTACGAGACGGCGGTGTCGCTGCCGGTCACGCGCCGCGGCCTGGAGCATCTGGCGGTCGCCTGA
- a CDS encoding UDP-N-acetylglucosamine--N-acetylmuramyl-(pentapeptide) pyrophosphoryl-undecaprenol N-acetylglucosamine transferase yields the protein MFPAEALARELLARGRAVTLVTDKRGHAFGESLPEVAVHRIRAASPGAGIVGKLKAALQMGLGLLEARALMRRLDPAAVIGFGGYPSVPTVYAAIQSKLPTLLHEQNAVLGRANRMLIAGARRIAVAFPDIEKLGETQRAKIVRTGNPVRPAIAARRLSPYEAPQAGGPVRLLVMGGSQGARVFSEVIPAALALLPEAMRARIHLAQQCRPEDLEAARDALEPLGLARLELQTFFRDVPERLAACHLAITRAGASTIAELTCVGRPAILVPYPHATDDHQTANARHLAGAGAAWLVPQPSFTASALAERLSTLLADPQALADAARAAHDWGTADAATALADAVLAMLGGGPATLTHHTHSDHDQSHHARRSSAGASAKGAAE from the coding sequence GCGCTGGCACGCGAGCTGCTGGCCCGCGGCCGTGCGGTGACGCTGGTGACCGACAAGCGCGGCCACGCCTTCGGCGAAAGCCTGCCGGAGGTTGCGGTCCACCGCATTCGCGCCGCATCCCCCGGTGCCGGCATCGTCGGCAAGCTGAAGGCCGCCCTGCAGATGGGTCTCGGCCTGCTGGAGGCGCGGGCGCTGATGCGCCGGCTCGATCCCGCAGCGGTCATCGGCTTCGGCGGCTACCCGTCGGTCCCCACCGTCTATGCCGCCATCCAGTCGAAGCTGCCGACCCTGCTGCACGAACAGAACGCCGTGTTGGGCCGCGCCAACCGGATGCTGATCGCCGGAGCGCGCCGCATCGCCGTCGCCTTCCCCGACATCGAGAAGCTGGGCGAGACGCAGCGCGCCAAGATCGTCCGCACCGGCAATCCGGTCCGCCCGGCGATCGCCGCCCGCCGCCTGTCTCCCTACGAGGCGCCGCAGGCCGGCGGCCCGGTCCGCCTGCTGGTGATGGGCGGCAGCCAGGGCGCCCGCGTCTTCTCCGAGGTGATCCCCGCGGCGCTGGCCCTGCTGCCCGAGGCGATGCGCGCCCGCATCCATCTGGCGCAGCAGTGCCGCCCGGAGGATCTGGAGGCTGCCCGCGACGCCCTGGAACCGCTCGGCCTTGCCCGGCTGGAGCTTCAGACCTTCTTCCGCGATGTGCCGGAACGGCTGGCCGCCTGCCACCTCGCCATCACGCGCGCCGGCGCCTCCACCATCGCCGAGCTGACCTGCGTCGGCCGTCCGGCGATCCTGGTGCCCTACCCGCATGCCACCGACGACCATCAGACCGCCAACGCCCGCCATCTGGCGGGGGCCGGGGCCGCCTGGCTGGTGCCGCAACCCTCCTTCACCGCAAGCGCGCTGGCGGAGCGGCTGTCCACCCTGCTGGCCGATCCGCAGGCGCTCGCCGACGCCGCTCGCGCCGCCCATGACTGGGGCACCGCCGACGCCGCCACCGCGCTGGCCGACGCCGTGCTGGCGATGCTGGGCGGCGGCCCGGCCACTCTTACCCACCACACCCACTCCGACCACGACCAATCCCACCACGCCCGGCGCTCGTCCGCCGGCGCCAGCGCCAAGGGGGCCGCGGAATGA
- the ftsA gene encoding cell division protein FtsA: MGFNGAKKPKRPARGGIVTALDVGSTKVCCVIARMEEPGSLRVIGVGHQIATGIRAGTIIDMEAAETSIGAAVHAAEQMAGETVHDVVVNLSMGHPRSHAFTATVPVSGQEVTEGDIRRAMAHARTLQAGPDQALIHTIPLGFSLDGSRGIRDPKGMSGHTLGAQLHVVTAAAGAIRTLHACIARCHLNIESIVVSPFASGLACLVEDEMEMGAACVDIGGGGTTISIFAEGNLVWTGFVPLGGRHVTNDIAHGLATPLVHAERLKVLYGSARVNPADEREMIEVPQIGEDERSGSGTASHPRSFLVSIIQARMEEIFEEVRSAIEQSGHSQLVGRRVVLTGGASQLPNTREMAAPILDKQVRIARPTRIAGLNEAHGGPAFSTVAGLLLHAVRNPTELMVTGQEAVASSGLLGRVGLWLRENL, encoded by the coding sequence ATGGGATTCAACGGTGCCAAGAAGCCGAAGCGGCCGGCCCGTGGCGGGATCGTCACGGCGCTGGACGTCGGCTCGACGAAGGTGTGCTGCGTCATCGCGCGGATGGAGGAGCCCGGCTCCCTCCGCGTGATCGGCGTCGGCCATCAGATCGCCACGGGCATCCGCGCCGGGACCATCATCGACATGGAGGCGGCGGAGACCTCGATCGGCGCCGCCGTGCATGCCGCCGAACAGATGGCCGGCGAGACGGTGCATGACGTCGTCGTCAACCTGTCGATGGGCCATCCGCGCTCCCACGCCTTCACCGCCACCGTTCCGGTCTCCGGCCAGGAGGTGACGGAGGGCGACATCCGCCGCGCCATGGCCCATGCCCGCACCCTGCAGGCCGGCCCAGATCAGGCGCTGATCCACACCATTCCGCTGGGCTTCAGCCTGGACGGCAGCCGCGGCATCCGCGATCCCAAGGGGATGAGCGGCCATACGCTGGGCGCCCAGCTGCATGTCGTCACCGCCGCGGCCGGCGCCATCCGCACGCTGCACGCCTGCATCGCCCGCTGCCACCTGAACATCGAGTCCATTGTCGTCAGCCCCTTCGCCTCCGGCCTCGCCTGTCTGGTCGAGGACGAGATGGAGATGGGCGCGGCCTGCGTCGATATCGGCGGCGGCGGCACCACCATCTCGATCTTCGCCGAGGGCAATCTGGTGTGGACCGGCTTCGTGCCCCTGGGCGGCCGTCATGTCACCAACGACATCGCGCACGGACTGGCCACGCCGCTGGTCCATGCCGAGCGGCTGAAGGTGCTTTACGGCAGCGCCCGGGTGAACCCGGCCGACGAGCGCGAGATGATCGAGGTTCCGCAGATCGGCGAGGACGAGCGCAGCGGCAGCGGCACCGCCAGCCACCCGCGCTCCTTCCTGGTCAGCATCATCCAGGCGCGGATGGAAGAGATTTTCGAAGAGGTGCGCAGCGCCATCGAGCAGTCGGGCCATTCCCAGCTGGTCGGCCGGCGCGTCGTGCTGACCGGCGGCGCCAGCCAGCTGCCCAACACACGCGAGATGGCCGCCCCCATCCTGGACAAGCAGGTCCGCATCGCCCGCCCGACCCGGATCGCCGGCCTCAACGAAGCGCATGGCGGTCCGGCCTTCTCGACGGTGGCGGGCCTTCTTCTACACGCCGTCCGCAACCCGACGGAGCTGATGGTGACCGGCCAAGAGGCGGTCGCGTCATCCGGACTCCTCGGCCGCGTCGGCCTGTGGCTGCGGGAGAATCTCTAG
- the ftsZ gene encoding cell division protein FtsZ: MINVTIPQIEPELKPRITVFGVGGAGGNAVNNMIKSNLEGVDFVVGNTDAQALKGSLCEKRIQLGTGTTRGLGAGSKPDVGRASAEEQIDEIVQYLEGSNMVFITAGMGGGTGTGAAPVIARAARERGILTVGVVTKPFHFEGGHRMRLAEGGIAELQQYVDTLIIIPNQNLFRIANEKTTFADAFKMADDVLHSGVRGVTDLMVMPGLINLDFADIRSVMTEMGKAMMGTGEAGGERRAIEAAEAAISNPLLDDVSMKGARGVLINITGGYDMTLFEVDEAANRVRDEVDPDANIIFGSTFDSSLDGVMRVSVVATGIDAAAMSNPRTLHPVNLSLVPGDRAKKPAAPGNLTGAPAPAAAQASAIPSAAAGLRTPQPVTAGAAAIQHDPAQPVQQHQPHVEAPKPATGPLHGENQGGHFFAPKPADAPRQPVTVGTAPLSTPQQPAHQQHAPQAPLMQGHQHPQHQPQHQPQQPAPMAPPQHHHHAAPQAHQQHPGGLSVGPAPAPAPEPAPARKGNFLFGLVTGLGRKSEPAHPPAPQPVPQPAPQAYQPQPAPQQYQPAPQGYPQQPAYPQQQPQAPHQGYPAGHQYPAAPQQPVYQPQQSAPQQPAPGYPTAPQPQAPAPRADAKPGEQEELDIPAFLRRQAN, translated from the coding sequence ATGATCAACGTGACCATCCCCCAGATCGAGCCCGAACTGAAGCCGCGCATCACCGTGTTCGGCGTCGGCGGGGCCGGCGGCAACGCCGTCAACAACATGATCAAGTCGAACCTGGAAGGCGTGGACTTCGTCGTCGGCAACACCGACGCGCAGGCGCTGAAGGGTTCCTTGTGCGAGAAGCGCATCCAGCTGGGCACCGGCACCACCCGCGGCCTTGGCGCCGGCTCCAAGCCGGACGTCGGCCGGGCCTCGGCCGAGGAGCAGATCGACGAGATCGTCCAGTATCTCGAAGGCTCCAACATGGTGTTCATCACCGCCGGCATGGGCGGCGGCACCGGCACCGGTGCTGCCCCGGTCATCGCGCGCGCGGCCCGCGAGCGCGGCATCCTGACCGTCGGCGTCGTCACCAAGCCCTTCCATTTCGAGGGCGGTCACCGCATGCGGCTGGCGGAAGGCGGCATCGCCGAGCTTCAGCAGTATGTCGACACCCTCATCATCATCCCGAACCAGAACCTGTTCCGCATCGCCAACGAGAAGACGACCTTCGCGGACGCCTTCAAGATGGCCGACGACGTTCTGCATTCGGGCGTGCGCGGCGTCACCGACCTGATGGTGATGCCCGGCCTGATCAACCTGGATTTCGCCGACATCCGGTCCGTGATGACCGAGATGGGCAAGGCGATGATGGGCACTGGCGAGGCCGGTGGCGAACGCCGTGCCATCGAGGCCGCCGAGGCCGCCATCTCGAACCCGCTGCTGGACGACGTGTCGATGAAGGGTGCCCGCGGCGTCCTCATCAACATCACCGGCGGCTACGACATGACCTTGTTCGAGGTCGACGAGGCGGCCAACCGCGTCCGTGACGAGGTCGATCCCGATGCCAACATCATCTTCGGCTCGACCTTCGACAGCTCGCTGGACGGCGTGATGCGCGTGTCGGTCGTCGCCACCGGCATCGACGCAGCGGCGATGAGCAACCCGCGCACCCTGCACCCGGTCAACCTGTCGCTCGTCCCCGGCGATCGCGCCAAGAAGCCGGCGGCCCCCGGCAACCTGACCGGTGCCCCGGCTCCGGCCGCCGCCCAGGCTTCGGCGATCCCCAGCGCCGCCGCCGGCCTGCGCACGCCGCAGCCGGTCACCGCCGGTGCTGCCGCCATCCAGCACGATCCGGCGCAGCCGGTCCAGCAGCATCAGCCGCATGTCGAAGCGCCGAAGCCCGCCACCGGCCCGCTGCATGGTGAGAATCAGGGGGGCCACTTCTTCGCGCCGAAGCCCGCCGATGCCCCGCGCCAGCCGGTGACCGTCGGCACCGCGCCGCTGTCGACCCCGCAGCAGCCGGCCCACCAGCAGCACGCCCCGCAGGCGCCGCTGATGCAGGGCCACCAGCATCCGCAGCATCAGCCCCAGCACCAGCCGCAGCAGCCGGCTCCGATGGCGCCTCCGCAGCATCACCACCACGCCGCTCCCCAGGCGCATCAGCAGCATCCGGGCGGCCTGTCCGTCGGTCCGGCCCCGGCCCCCGCGCCGGAACCGGCGCCGGCCCGCAAGGGCAATTTCCTGTTCGGTCTGGTGACCGGCCTCGGCCGCAAGTCCGAGCCGGCGCACCCGCCGGCGCCGCAGCCCGTTCCCCAGCCGGCCCCGCAGGCCTACCAGCCGCAGCCGGCCCCGCAGCAGTATCAGCCGGCTCCCCAGGGCTATCCGCAGCAGCCGGCCTACCCGCAGCAGCAGCCGCAGGCTCCGCACCAGGGCTATCCGGCGGGCCATCAGTATCCGGCAGCCCCGCAACAGCCGGTCTATCAGCCGCAGCAGTCCGCCCCGCAGCAGCCGGCGCCGGGCTACCCCACCGCTCCGCAGCCGCAGGCGCCGGCCCCGCGGGCCGATGCCAAGCCGGGTGAGCAGGAGGAACTGGACATCCCGGCCTTCCTGCGCCGTCAGGCCAACTGA
- the murC gene encoding UDP-N-acetylmuramate--L-alanine ligase, translating into MRALPLSIGTIHFVGIGGIGMSGIAEVLRNLGYTVQGSDLAENANVKRLRELGIKVFVGHRAENIAGAAVVVVSSAVKRDNPEVVAARAALVPVVRRAEMLGELMRLKWAIAIGGTHGKTTTTSMVGHMLEHANLDPTVINGGIINAYGSNTRLGTGDWMVVEADESDGTFVKLPACIAVVTNMDPEHLDFYGTFDNARAAFDSFVQNIPFYGFAALCIDHPEVQAMIPRVSDRRIVTYGFSPQADIRAVNVELGPDGAKYDVLIYDRHTGESRAIAGVRLPMYGPHNVQNSLACFAVGNEMGLPDVVMRDSMAKFQGVKRRFTKTGEANGITVIDDYGHHPVEIAAVLKAARTAGTGRTIAVVQPHRYSRLAALFEEFCTCFNDADAVIVADVYAAGEAPIEGVSRDSLVEGLRMHGHRHVVALHTQQELAQVVREMAKPGDFVVCLGAGNITQWANALPGELAALYGATR; encoded by the coding sequence ATGCGCGCCCTCCCCCTCTCGATCGGCACCATCCACTTCGTCGGCATCGGCGGCATCGGCATGAGCGGCATCGCCGAGGTGCTGCGGAACCTGGGCTATACCGTCCAGGGCTCCGACCTTGCCGAGAACGCCAACGTCAAGCGCCTGCGCGAGCTGGGCATCAAGGTGTTCGTCGGCCATCGGGCCGAGAACATCGCCGGCGCGGCCGTCGTCGTCGTCTCCTCCGCCGTCAAGCGCGACAATCCGGAGGTGGTGGCAGCCCGTGCCGCCCTGGTGCCGGTGGTCCGCCGCGCCGAGATGCTGGGCGAGCTGATGCGCCTGAAATGGGCGATCGCCATCGGCGGCACCCATGGCAAGACCACGACCACCTCGATGGTCGGCCATATGCTGGAGCACGCCAACCTCGACCCGACCGTCATCAACGGCGGCATCATCAACGCCTACGGCTCCAACACCCGGCTCGGCACCGGCGACTGGATGGTGGTGGAGGCGGACGAGAGCGACGGCACCTTCGTCAAGCTGCCGGCTTGCATCGCCGTCGTCACCAACATGGATCCGGAGCATCTGGACTTCTACGGCACCTTCGACAACGCGCGGGCGGCCTTCGACAGCTTCGTGCAGAACATCCCCTTCTACGGCTTTGCGGCGCTCTGCATCGACCATCCCGAGGTGCAGGCGATGATCCCGCGCGTGTCGGACCGCCGCATCGTCACCTACGGCTTCTCGCCGCAGGCCGACATCCGCGCGGTCAACGTGGAACTGGGTCCGGACGGCGCCAAGTACGACGTGCTGATCTATGACCGCCACACCGGCGAGAGCCGCGCCATCGCCGGCGTGCGCCTGCCGATGTACGGGCCGCACAACGTCCAGAACTCGCTGGCCTGCTTCGCCGTGGGCAACGAGATGGGCCTGCCCGACGTGGTGATGCGCGACAGCATGGCCAAGTTCCAGGGCGTGAAGCGCCGCTTCACCAAGACCGGCGAGGCCAACGGCATCACCGTCATCGACGATTACGGCCACCATCCGGTGGAGATCGCCGCCGTGCTGAAGGCCGCGCGCACCGCTGGCACAGGCCGCACCATCGCCGTGGTCCAACCCCACCGCTACTCCCGCCTCGCCGCCCTGTTCGAGGAGTTCTGCACCTGCTTCAACGACGCCGACGCCGTGATCGTCGCCGACGTCTATGCCGCCGGCGAGGCTCCGATCGAGGGTGTCAGCCGCGACAGCCTGGTGGAGGGCCTGCGCATGCATGGTCACCGCCATGTCGTGGCCCTGCACACCCAGCAGGAACTGGCCCAGGTGGTGCGCGAGATGGCCAAGCCCGGCGACTTCGTCGTCTGCCTCGGCGCCGGCAACATCACCCAGTGGGCGAACGCCCTGCCGGGCGAGCTGGCCGCCCTCTATGGCGCGACGCGATGA
- a CDS encoding cell division protein FtsQ/DivIB, producing the protein MSARLMANPDFRAAAGARARDEMPTPPRAMAASAEKGKRRRAWPRWTRSAVKAALLLVPVLGLTAAAGSAWKRGNLADTIEAAQESVIRLTGDMGFRLSEILVVGRSETERDVVLDALGVRRGEPILSIDLADAKQRLEELPWVSSASIERRLPGFLYIRLSERQPMAIWQHDRQFTVIDRAGRPLADAAELARRGNQRIETLPQVIGANAPQQVHTLLSALDGAPTIAPMLSSASWISDRRWNLQLSNGVTVKLPEGTAEMRRALRQLEQMHTASHVLDRDIVAIDLRLPDKAAIQTSATAQLPGWEDDTKKKNGKKS; encoded by the coding sequence ATGTCAGCTCGCCTGATGGCCAACCCGGACTTCCGCGCCGCCGCCGGTGCGCGCGCCCGGGACGAGATGCCGACCCCGCCGCGCGCCATGGCCGCATCGGCGGAAAAGGGCAAGCGACGCCGTGCCTGGCCGCGCTGGACCCGCTCCGCTGTCAAGGCGGCGCTGCTGCTGGTGCCGGTGCTGGGGTTGACTGCCGCCGCAGGCTCCGCCTGGAAGCGCGGCAATCTGGCAGACACGATCGAGGCGGCGCAGGAAAGCGTCATCCGGCTGACCGGCGACATGGGCTTCCGCCTGTCGGAGATCCTGGTGGTCGGCCGCAGCGAGACCGAACGCGACGTGGTTCTCGACGCGCTGGGCGTGCGCCGGGGCGAGCCGATCCTGTCCATCGACCTCGCCGACGCCAAGCAGCGGCTGGAGGAACTGCCCTGGGTGTCGTCGGCCTCGATCGAGCGGCGGCTGCCCGGCTTCCTCTACATCCGCCTGTCCGAACGCCAACCGATGGCGATCTGGCAACATGACCGCCAGTTCACCGTCATCGACCGCGCCGGCCGGCCGCTGGCCGACGCGGCGGAACTGGCGCGCCGCGGCAACCAGCGGATCGAGACCCTGCCGCAGGTGATCGGCGCCAATGCGCCGCAGCAGGTCCACACCCTGCTGTCGGCGCTGGACGGCGCGCCGACCATCGCGCCGATGCTGTCCTCGGCCAGCTGGATCAGCGACCGCCGCTGGAACCTTCAGCTCAGCAACGGCGTGACGGTGAAGCTGCCGGAAGGCACCGCCGAGATGCGCCGCGCGCTGCGTCAGCTGGAGCAGATGCATACGGCCAGCCATGTGCTGGACCGCGACATCGTCGCCATCGACCTGCGCCTGCCCGACAAGGCGGCGATCCAGACCTCCGCCACCGCCCAGCTTCCGGGCTGGGAGGACGACACGAAGAAGAAGAACGGCAAGAAATCGTAA